The following proteins are co-located in the Deltaproteobacteria bacterium genome:
- a CDS encoding HAD family hydrolase, whose translation MNSKDTNHNRSIFFDLDGTLTDPREGIVRCIAHALEQLGRKSPAEHVLERYIGPPLYESFAALLDTKELGLVNRAVELYRERFALKGMYENTLYSGIIDALNDLQQQKAQLYVVTSKPTVFAVPIVEHFGLQQFFQQVYGSELDGTRVNKTELISWVLEKERIPPSNAVMVGDREHDIKGALANGVRPIGVLWGYGSREELLRAGAVKLVTTPVSLAMHIA comes from the coding sequence ATGAATTCTAAGGACACCAATCACAACAGATCCATATTTTTCGACCTCGACGGCACGCTGACCGATCCGCGCGAGGGGATCGTGCGTTGCATCGCGCACGCACTGGAGCAGCTCGGTCGGAAGAGTCCAGCAGAACACGTATTGGAGCGCTACATCGGCCCGCCGCTATACGAGAGCTTCGCCGCGCTCCTCGACACCAAAGAACTTGGCCTTGTCAACCGTGCGGTGGAGCTATACCGGGAGCGATTCGCACTGAAAGGAATGTACGAGAACACGTTATATTCTGGCATCATCGATGCCCTGAATGATTTACAGCAGCAAAAGGCGCAGCTGTACGTCGTGACATCCAAACCGACGGTTTTCGCCGTGCCGATCGTCGAGCATTTCGGATTGCAGCAATTCTTCCAGCAAGTCTATGGCAGCGAGCTTGACGGCACACGGGTCAACAAGACGGAATTAATCTCGTGGGTACTCGAGAAAGAGAGGATTCCCCCGAGCAACGCCGTCATGGTCGGCGACCGGGAGCACGACATCAAAGGTGCGCTCGCAAACGGCGTCCGGCCGATTGGCGTGCTGTGGGGTTACGGCTCGCGGGAAGAACTGCTACGGGCCGGAGCGGTGAAACTGGTGACAACTCCAGTTTCACTCGCAATGCACATCGCGTAA
- a CDS encoding GNAT family N-acetyltransferase: protein MIEQLRSPSNLDWLRLRQALWPHCSGAEHETEMARFVAEPERYAQFIFYTDNRQAVGFVEASIRSDYVNGTESSPVAFLEGLYVVPKHRSQGVARRLVGTVAEWAKSRGCSELASDVLFDNEVSHAVHKALGFEETERVVFYRKHLS, encoded by the coding sequence ATGATCGAACAGTTGCGCTCGCCATCAAATCTCGACTGGCTCCGTTTGCGCCAGGCACTCTGGCCGCATTGCTCGGGCGCCGAACATGAAACCGAAATGGCTCGCTTTGTCGCGGAACCCGAGAGATACGCCCAGTTCATTTTCTACACAGACAATCGGCAAGCCGTTGGTTTCGTCGAGGCGTCGATTCGATCCGATTATGTAAACGGAACCGAATCCTCACCCGTAGCGTTCTTAGAGGGCCTGTACGTCGTCCCGAAGCACCGGTCTCAAGGCGTGGCTAGACGCCTGGTTGGAACTGTTGCCGAGTGGGCTAAATCGCGCGGATGTTCAGAACTAGCCTCCGATGTACTCTTCGACAACGAAGTGAGCCATGCCGTCCACAAGGCGCTCGGTTTCGAGGAAACCGAGCGGGTAGTCTTCTATCGGAAACACCTCAGTTAA
- a CDS encoding HAD family hydrolase: MTINAVIFDLFGTIVDGFAAASAGYQEQFAAALGIPNDELSQRWRQLTDRRTLGEFQTVEESIEQVCGLLGATITAEQMMKAVEVRLRLTRAALTPKADAIGTFKNLRANGLKIGLLSNCSIEIPIVWPETVFAAWFDSTVFSARERIKKPAREIYHIACNRLDVAPGDCLYVADGENFELAAAKEVGMQPVLIKSSESHSEVRREAREWQGPVISTLAQVIGYTNSHKV; encoded by the coding sequence ATGACGATTAACGCCGTCATATTTGACCTCTTCGGCACCATCGTCGACGGCTTCGCCGCAGCGTCCGCCGGCTACCAGGAACAATTTGCCGCAGCTCTCGGCATTCCGAACGACGAACTTTCACAACGCTGGCGCCAGCTCACCGACCGGCGCACGTTAGGTGAATTCCAAACCGTTGAGGAAAGCATCGAACAGGTGTGTGGCCTGCTTGGCGCAACGATAACGGCGGAACAGATGATGAAGGCCGTTGAAGTCCGTCTAAGACTGACCCGCGCCGCGTTAACACCAAAGGCGGATGCGATCGGCACGTTCAAGAACTTAAGGGCGAACGGCCTCAAGATCGGCCTGCTCAGCAACTGCTCGATAGAGATCCCCATCGTGTGGCCGGAGACGGTGTTCGCCGCTTGGTTCGACTCGACCGTTTTTTCAGCCCGCGAGCGGATCAAGAAACCCGCCCGGGAGATTTATCATATCGCGTGCAATCGTCTGGACGTCGCCCCTGGAGATTGCCTCTACGTCGCCGACGGCGAAAACTTTGAGCTTGCGGCGGCAAAAGAAGTCGGCATGCAGCCGGTGCTGATCAAGTCATCCGAATCGCACAGCGAAGTGCGCCGCGAGGCGCGGGAGTGGCAGGGGCCGGTCATTTCTACGTTGGCACAGGTGATTGGGTACACGAACTCTCACAAGGTTTAG
- a CDS encoding lanthionine synthetase → MYEHARHEPLVEQQWDESRARDAIEQIVRDADARFHSHRLWPAHPLDRPHADRPFKMLYFGAAGVIWALDYLHRVGATNATRDYSSTLAQLATENRADLNLSEPDAFSYLMGDVGIQLMQWRLRSSDDLADAIFRSIELNVANPAREFMWGTPGTMLAALFMHGFTGQDRWKELYVKNVGQLLSELVKVQGIDCYTWTQDLYGQTSLYLGAVHGFAANIFSIIKGRELLDAETVSLVAQLAADTLARTATADDTCANWPPDVRGGGLLVQHCHGAPGMITCLAAVPAGTNQDFDRLLTNGGELIWKASPLSKGSNLCHGTAGNGYAFLKLHQRTGESFWLARARAFAMHAIGQWERHTRQYGHMRYSLWTGDLGLAVYLWDCIHGNASFPTMDVF, encoded by the coding sequence ATGTACGAGCACGCCAGACACGAACCGCTCGTCGAGCAACAGTGGGACGAGAGTCGAGCGCGTGACGCTATCGAACAAATAGTTCGCGACGCCGACGCACGCTTCCATTCGCATCGTCTTTGGCCCGCCCACCCGCTAGACCGACCACACGCCGATCGCCCGTTCAAAATGCTTTACTTCGGCGCCGCAGGCGTCATCTGGGCGCTGGATTATCTACACCGGGTTGGTGCGACAAATGCGACAAGAGACTACTCAAGCACGCTCGCTCAACTAGCCACGGAGAACCGAGCCGACTTGAATCTTTCCGAGCCAGACGCGTTCTCCTACTTGATGGGCGATGTCGGAATTCAGCTTATGCAGTGGCGTCTAAGATCGAGCGACGACCTCGCGGACGCGATCTTTCGCTCGATCGAATTGAACGTCGCGAATCCAGCCAGAGAGTTCATGTGGGGCACGCCGGGCACCATGTTGGCCGCACTGTTCATGCATGGCTTCACCGGCCAAGATCGCTGGAAAGAACTCTACGTTAAGAACGTCGGACAACTCCTCAGTGAGCTGGTCAAAGTACAGGGCATCGACTGCTACACTTGGACGCAGGACCTTTACGGCCAAACCAGCCTCTACCTTGGCGCCGTTCACGGCTTCGCAGCGAATATTTTCTCGATCATCAAAGGCCGCGAGCTGCTCGATGCGGAAACGGTTTCGCTCGTAGCACAATTGGCCGCCGACACGCTTGCGCGAACCGCAACTGCTGACGACACTTGCGCCAATTGGCCGCCTGACGTACGCGGTGGCGGACTTCTTGTGCAGCACTGCCACGGCGCTCCCGGCATGATCACCTGTCTTGCCGCAGTGCCGGCTGGCACCAATCAGGATTTTGATCGATTGCTTACCAACGGCGGCGAGCTCATTTGGAAAGCGAGCCCGTTATCCAAAGGTTCGAACCTCTGCCACGGCACCGCTGGCAACGGTTACGCGTTTCTCAAACTCCATCAACGCACGGGCGAATCATTTTGGCTCGCACGCGCCCGCGCGTTCGCGATGCACGCGATCGGGCAGTGGGAGCGTCATACCAGACAGTACGGACACATGAGATATTCCTTGTGGACGGGTGATCTGGGTTTGGCTGTTTATTTGTGGGACTGCATTCACGGAAATGCGAGCTTTCCGACAATGGATGTTTTCTAG
- a CDS encoding hydantoinase/oxoprolinase family protein produces the protein MRVAVDIGGTFTDVVVFDERQGGVSLAKTLSTPAELARGVLDGLIKGSVRFPETTTLIHGSTVVINAVIERKGAKTALVTTKGFRDVYEIGRINRPESFNPRFRKHRPLVPREDIFEVAERMLADGSVRTPFDDAEAREVARILKEEEFEAVAVLFLHSYRAPQHELRMREILLEANPKLFVSVSHELSREYREYERTSTVAANAYVGPKVSQYLGDLERRLHDKKFAGNLMIMQSNGGLSEVELARRQCIQMMESGPAGGVVGTMALCEVLDLEAAIAFDMGGTTAKACVIRRGEPSLSPDYFIGGYNEGLAIRIPVLDIVEVGTGGGSIAYLDEGGGLHVGPKSAGAEPGPASYGCGGTEPTVTDANVILGRLSPEMFLGGEMRLDRGAAERALNDRLAKPLNVTLERAASGMLQVATSAMANAVRHVTLERGLDPRDFTLVAYGGGGPLHSASVAKELSIGKIIVPNAPGHFSALGMLMADLRRDYVQTLFERMDDLAMSELEAQFKSLEDEGRKALLDSGIPVDRIAFERAADMRYVGQEHAVAVSMPANVGSEDARAEVKRRFDEAHDLRYSHSAPEESADIVSLRVSAIGRLNKPELPRIANGDATPPQDSRRGERKVIFEGTGAVSAPVFDRAKLLAGNVIQGPAIIEEVASTTVVEPGDRVTVNEFGYLIIALGNAQ, from the coding sequence ATGCGAGTTGCAGTCGACATCGGTGGTACATTCACAGACGTAGTCGTCTTCGATGAGCGCCAGGGTGGCGTGTCCCTTGCAAAGACTTTGTCGACGCCGGCGGAGTTGGCGCGTGGCGTGTTGGATGGATTGATCAAAGGATCGGTTCGTTTCCCCGAGACAACGACACTGATTCACGGGTCGACAGTGGTCATCAACGCGGTGATCGAGCGCAAGGGTGCCAAGACCGCGCTTGTGACGACCAAAGGGTTTCGCGACGTTTACGAAATCGGTCGGATCAATCGACCGGAGTCGTTCAATCCGCGCTTCCGCAAGCACCGGCCGCTGGTGCCGCGGGAAGATATCTTCGAAGTTGCCGAGCGGATGCTTGCCGATGGCTCGGTGCGCACGCCGTTTGATGATGCTGAAGCGCGCGAGGTGGCGCGGATTCTCAAAGAAGAAGAGTTCGAGGCCGTCGCGGTTTTGTTTCTTCACTCTTATCGCGCACCGCAGCATGAGCTGCGCATGCGCGAGATCTTGCTGGAAGCCAATCCCAAATTATTTGTTAGCGTGTCCCATGAATTGTCGCGTGAATATCGTGAGTACGAGCGCACGTCGACGGTAGCGGCTAACGCTTACGTCGGGCCCAAGGTGAGCCAGTATTTGGGCGACTTGGAACGGCGGCTGCATGATAAGAAATTCGCTGGTAACTTGATGATTATGCAGTCCAACGGTGGTCTGTCCGAGGTCGAGCTGGCGCGCCGCCAGTGCATTCAAATGATGGAGTCGGGGCCGGCGGGCGGCGTCGTCGGCACCATGGCGCTCTGCGAGGTACTCGATCTCGAAGCGGCTATCGCCTTCGACATGGGCGGCACGACGGCCAAGGCGTGCGTGATTCGGCGCGGTGAGCCGAGCTTGTCACCGGATTATTTCATCGGCGGCTACAACGAAGGTTTGGCGATCCGTATTCCAGTGCTGGACATCGTCGAAGTCGGCACCGGTGGTGGTAGCATTGCGTATCTTGACGAAGGCGGCGGCCTACATGTTGGACCGAAGAGCGCTGGCGCGGAGCCGGGCCCGGCGAGCTATGGGTGCGGTGGCACTGAGCCAACGGTGACGGATGCCAATGTGATACTTGGGCGTCTTTCGCCGGAGATGTTTCTCGGCGGGGAGATGCGCTTGGATCGCGGTGCTGCGGAACGAGCGCTGAACGATCGTCTGGCGAAACCATTGAATGTGACTTTGGAACGCGCGGCGTCCGGCATGTTGCAAGTGGCCACTTCGGCAATGGCCAATGCCGTGCGCCATGTGACGCTGGAGCGCGGCCTCGATCCGCGCGATTTCACGTTGGTCGCCTATGGCGGCGGCGGGCCGCTGCACTCGGCATCGGTGGCAAAAGAATTATCCATCGGCAAAATCATTGTTCCCAATGCGCCGGGCCATTTTTCCGCGCTGGGCATGCTCATGGCGGATTTGCGCCGCGACTATGTGCAGACGCTGTTCGAGCGCATGGACGATCTCGCGATGAGCGAGCTGGAGGCGCAATTCAAATCCCTTGAAGACGAAGGACGCAAAGCGCTGCTCGACTCCGGCATTCCTGTCGACCGCATTGCCTTCGAGCGCGCGGCGGACATGCGCTACGTCGGCCAAGAGCACGCCGTGGCGGTAAGCATGCCAGCGAATGTCGGCAGTGAGGATGCGCGCGCCGAAGTGAAGCGCCGCTTCGACGAAGCCCATGATTTACGCTATAGCCACAGCGCACCGGAAGAATCGGCCGATATCGTCAGCCTGCGCGTCTCGGCCATTGGCCGGTTGAACAAGCCGGAGTTACCGCGCATTGCGAATGGTGATGCTACGCCTCCACAGGATTCGCGGCGCGGTGAGCGCAAAGTAATTTTCGAAGGCACCGGCGCAGTCAGCGCACCGGTTTTCGATCGCGCGAAGTTGCTGGCCGGCAACGTCATTCAAGGTCCCGCAATTATTGAAGAGGTGGCTTCGACGACGGTTGTGGAGCCGGGAGATAGAGTGACCGTGAATGAGTTTGGGTATCTCATCATTGCGCTTGGCAACGCCCAATGA
- a CDS encoding sulfite exporter TauE/SafE family protein — protein sequence MLRRYIIHPNASPEPREVLVYASHQSSRRDRTLIDWLGYLVLAATAFCASSIGAIAGSGSTAILLPVLSVFVGVREALPILTIANLASNLGRVWFNRKEISLPVVGWFSLGSIPLALAGSWLFVVTPPVVLMRILGGFLLVIVIWHRLRPLPPKFESAKLFAPLGAVFGLLNGLLEGVGPLMAPFFLAFGLIRGSYIGTDALATTVMQIAKLGVLGGANVIGETTLLIGLILVPFMLAGAFAGKKVLDRVSERLFVTIIDVTLLIAAVNFLFVR from the coding sequence ATTTTGCGGCGCTACATCATTCACCCGAATGCTTCGCCTGAGCCTCGTGAGGTTCTTGTCTACGCCAGCCACCAATCTTCCAGAAGAGACCGCACTTTGATCGACTGGCTCGGATATCTTGTCTTGGCCGCGACCGCCTTTTGCGCTTCGTCGATCGGGGCCATTGCCGGCTCGGGCAGCACGGCGATCCTGTTGCCTGTGCTCTCGGTCTTTGTCGGAGTGCGCGAAGCGCTGCCGATCTTGACGATCGCCAACCTCGCCTCAAATCTGGGTCGCGTCTGGTTCAACCGCAAGGAAATTTCGCTCCCGGTGGTTGGCTGGTTTTCCCTTGGCTCAATCCCGCTCGCGCTGGCAGGGAGCTGGCTTTTCGTCGTAACGCCTCCGGTCGTATTGATGCGTATCTTGGGCGGATTTCTGCTCGTGATCGTGATCTGGCACCGTCTCAGGCCGCTCCCGCCAAAATTCGAATCCGCCAAACTGTTTGCTCCGCTAGGCGCCGTGTTCGGCCTCTTGAACGGACTGCTCGAAGGCGTCGGCCCGTTGATGGCGCCGTTTTTTCTCGCCTTTGGATTGATACGAGGCTCTTATATCGGCACCGACGCATTGGCTACAACTGTAATGCAAATCGCCAAGCTCGGCGTCCTCGGCGGCGCCAACGTCATTGGCGAAACGACGCTGCTTATCGGACTAATCCTTGTGCCGTTTATGCTCGCCGGCGCGTTTGCCGGTAAGAAGGTTCTCGACCGCGTGTCAGAGAGACTGTTCGTCACAATCATTGACGTCACCCTGCTCATCGCTGCCGTGAATTTCTTGTTCGTCAGATGA
- a CDS encoding hydantoinase B/oxoprolinase family protein gives MESGISNPARSAVDPFTAEVIRSSVVAITDEMKSNLMRTAYNMIIYEAEDFTVGLFDADGNTISIGLGLPMFIRGLSDAIKAKLRHWGKENIHPGDILLTNDPQVMGSHLNHMIFSLPIFHDGELIAFSSSMGHWQDVGGVLGAVTRDLFSEGLQMPFVKIFKGGEQDQEITAIIGNNCRLPHLAMGDFRAQIAAIRTGERRVTHLIERYGAETFKESIKLIFDQSEKLARAAVAKIPDGSYEAESFMDDDGVNIGKHIPIKVRVEVRGEEMTVDLSGVSPQVAGPYNSGATAGRSASEVAFKFLTTPLLLPINEGSFQPLKIILPPGRVVSAMKPAPVRTWMTVPMTVADTIFKALSQACPDNVLAGHHADLAAMRTFGLDPKTGRSFHFPPLLSGGGWGALHDRDGQNATFCINDGDTHNTPVEAGEGKAPIFVVHRTLRQDSGGPGKFRGGLGVAQEVRLISRGSVLSAMERALCPPWGLHGGKPALANRFTVVRNDGSTETMKTGKTPGIVMLDAGEGFLVEVGGGGGFWNPLERDPKKVLADVRSGYVSLETARSEYGVVVKQKGRRQFEIDLAATGVLRAEKIKSDTIHEITLARGE, from the coding sequence ATGGAATCTGGAATTTCTAATCCCGCGCGTAGCGCGGTGGACCCGTTCACCGCGGAGGTGATTCGCAGCTCGGTGGTGGCGATCACTGATGAGATGAAGTCCAATCTCATGCGCACCGCCTATAACATGATCATCTACGAGGCGGAGGATTTCACCGTCGGGCTGTTCGACGCCGACGGCAACACGATTTCGATAGGCCTCGGCCTGCCGATGTTCATTCGCGGCTTGTCTGACGCCATCAAGGCTAAGCTCAGGCACTGGGGCAAAGAGAATATTCACCCCGGCGATATTCTGCTCACCAACGATCCGCAGGTGATGGGCAGCCATTTGAACCATATGATTTTCTCGCTGCCGATCTTTCACGACGGCGAGCTCATCGCGTTCTCGTCGTCCATGGGCCACTGGCAGGACGTCGGCGGCGTCCTCGGCGCGGTGACGCGCGATCTTTTCTCCGAAGGGTTGCAGATGCCCTTCGTGAAAATATTCAAAGGCGGTGAGCAGGACCAAGAGATCACCGCGATTATTGGCAACAACTGCCGGCTGCCCCATCTCGCCATGGGCGACTTCCGCGCCCAGATCGCGGCGATCCGCACCGGCGAGCGGCGCGTGACGCACTTGATCGAGCGCTACGGCGCCGAGACCTTCAAAGAGAGCATCAAACTGATCTTCGATCAAAGCGAGAAGCTCGCGCGCGCGGCGGTGGCAAAGATTCCCGATGGCAGCTACGAAGCCGAGTCGTTCATGGACGACGACGGCGTCAATATCGGCAAGCATATCCCGATCAAAGTCCGCGTCGAGGTGCGGGGCGAGGAAATGACCGTCGACTTGAGCGGTGTGAGTCCTCAGGTCGCGGGGCCGTACAATTCCGGCGCGACGGCGGGACGCTCGGCGTCGGAAGTGGCGTTTAAATTTCTAACGACGCCGTTGTTGTTACCGATTAACGAAGGTTCGTTTCAACCTCTGAAGATTATTCTTCCGCCTGGCAGAGTTGTCAGCGCCATGAAGCCCGCGCCGGTGCGCACTTGGATGACTGTGCCAATGACGGTAGCGGACACGATCTTCAAAGCACTGTCACAGGCTTGCCCCGACAACGTGCTGGCGGGGCATCATGCTGATCTTGCCGCCATGCGTACCTTTGGTCTCGATCCGAAAACTGGCCGGTCGTTTCATTTCCCGCCACTGCTTTCCGGCGGTGGTTGGGGCGCGCTGCACGATCGCGATGGCCAGAACGCGACGTTTTGTATCAACGACGGCGACACACACAATACGCCGGTGGAAGCCGGCGAAGGCAAAGCGCCGATCTTCGTGGTGCATCGTACACTACGCCAAGACTCGGGCGGGCCAGGAAAATTTCGCGGCGGCCTGGGCGTGGCTCAAGAGGTGCGCTTGATCTCGCGCGGCAGCGTGCTGTCGGCGATGGAGCGAGCGCTCTGTCCGCCGTGGGGCTTGCACGGTGGCAAGCCGGCGCTGGCCAATCGCTTCACGGTGGTGCGGAATGATGGTTCGACGGAAACCATGAAGACCGGTAAGACGCCGGGCATCGTCATGCTCGATGCGGGTGAGGGTTTCTTGGTTGAAGTCGGCGGCGGCGGCGGATTTTGGAATCCGTTGGAGCGCGATCCGAAGAAAGTTTTAGCAGACGTGCGCTCCGGCTATGTCTCGCTCGAAACGGCGCGCAGCGAATATGGTGTCGTCGTAAAACAGAAAGGCCGACGGCAATTTGAAATCGATCTTGCTGCGACCGGTGTGCTGCGAGCCGAAAAAATCAAGAGTGATACGATCCATGAGATTACGCTTGCGCGTGGAGAATGA
- a CDS encoding methyltransferase domain-containing protein, with the protein MILEPEKQFRAFEHHGWEEIPAGYHAAFGSLTSQAIEPLLDAVKLKKGMKLLDIASGPGYVAAAAAKRQALVAGVDFSAAMIEQAQKLHAGVDCREGDAEDLPFGNGLFDAAVMNFGILHLGQPEKALAEAHRVVRGGGRFAFSVWCPPEETIGFGIVLRAVEQFGEPRVELPEGPPFFFYSDPEECKTGLLAAGF; encoded by the coding sequence ATGATTCTTGAACCGGAAAAACAGTTTCGGGCTTTTGAACATCATGGTTGGGAGGAAATTCCTGCGGGCTACCACGCTGCCTTCGGCAGCTTGACGTCTCAAGCTATCGAACCATTGTTAGACGCGGTGAAATTGAAGAAGGGCATGAAATTGCTCGACATTGCCAGCGGTCCAGGTTACGTCGCAGCCGCCGCCGCAAAGCGTCAAGCGCTGGTAGCGGGCGTGGATTTTTCGGCGGCCATGATAGAGCAGGCGCAGAAGTTACATGCGGGCGTAGATTGTCGCGAGGGCGACGCTGAAGATTTGCCTTTCGGCAATGGTTTGTTCGACGCAGCGGTGATGAATTTCGGTATACTTCACCTGGGCCAACCCGAGAAAGCGTTGGCGGAGGCACATCGCGTGGTGCGCGGCGGCGGTCGTTTCGCGTTTTCTGTCTGGTGCCCGCCTGAGGAAACTATCGGGTTTGGCATCGTGCTGCGCGCGGTGGAACAGTTCGGCGAGCCGCGCGTTGAACTCCCCGAGGGGCCGCCTTTCTTTTTCTACAGCGACCCAGAAGAATGCAAGACCGGCTTGTTAGCGGCTGGGTTTTAA
- a CDS encoding hydantoinase B/oxoprolinase family protein, producing the protein MKSGISNPAASAVDAFTAEVIRSALVAITQEMKTNLMRTAYHTIIYEAEDFTVGLFDADGNTISIGLGLPMFVRGLSDAIKSKVAHWGKDNIKPGDILLTNDSYIMGSHLNHMIYTLPIFNDGELVAFSSSMAHWQDIGGQLGGVTRDIFSEGLQMPFVKHFREGVENPEITAIIKANVRVPERAMGDMRAQLASIRTGERRVMNILKRYGNQAFKDSIQLIYDQSEKLARAAVRQIPDGVYEAESFMDDDGVNHLKHIPIRVRVEVQGDQMTIDLSNVSPQVSGYYNSGVTAGRSAAEVVFKCITSPTLMPINDGSFRPLKIILPLGRVISAVKPAPVRVWMTVPMTVCDTLFRALAPACPERTMAGHYADLCTVNPHGFDPETGRFFWSHIGHPGGGWGAKHDEDGKNATVCLNDGDTHNAPVEATEAKNPIIVEHRSLRQDSGGPGKFRGGLGVSNEVRMRRRATIHAHVERTLCAPWGLHDGKDALANQIFITHKDGSVKTFETGKIHPTEIDNGDSFTIETGGGGGFWNPRERAAEQVLADVRSGYVSVDAARRDYGVAITQVGRRFELDMAATNGLRRAAIANSKLQIPN; encoded by the coding sequence ATGAAATCTGGAATCTCGAATCCGGCCGCTAGCGCGGTCGACGCCTTCACGGCGGAAGTCATCCGCAGCGCACTGGTCGCCATCACCCAAGAGATGAAGACCAATCTGATGCGTACGGCGTATCATACGATTATCTACGAGGCGGAGGATTTCACCGTCGGGCTGTTCGATGCCGACGGTAATACGATCTCCATCGGCCTTGGCTTGCCGATGTTCGTGCGTGGGTTGTCGGACGCGATCAAATCGAAAGTCGCCCATTGGGGCAAGGACAATATCAAGCCCGGCGATATCCTCCTCACCAACGACAGCTACATCATGGGTAGCCACTTAAATCACATGATCTACACGCTGCCGATCTTCAACGACGGCGAGCTGGTGGCGTTCTCGTCGTCGATGGCGCATTGGCAGGACATCGGCGGTCAGTTGGGCGGCGTGACGCGGGATATTTTTTCCGAGGGCTTGCAGATGCCGTTCGTGAAGCATTTCCGCGAGGGCGTGGAGAACCCTGAGATCACCGCGATCATCAAAGCCAATGTGCGCGTGCCGGAGCGCGCCATGGGCGACATGCGCGCGCAGCTCGCGTCGATCCGCACCGGTGAGCGGCGTGTCATGAATATTTTGAAGCGCTACGGCAATCAGGCGTTCAAAGACAGTATTCAACTGATTTACGACCAGAGCGAAAAGCTCGCCCGCGCCGCGGTGCGGCAGATTCCCGACGGTGTCTATGAAGCCGAGTCGTTCATGGACGACGACGGCGTCAATCACCTTAAGCATATTCCGATTCGCGTCCGTGTCGAGGTCCAAGGCGACCAGATGACCATCGATCTCAGCAACGTGAGCCCGCAGGTGTCGGGCTATTACAATTCCGGTGTCACCGCGGGGCGGTCGGCTGCGGAAGTAGTCTTCAAGTGCATCACCTCGCCGACGCTGATGCCCATCAACGATGGCTCCTTTCGCCCTCTGAAGATCATTCTTCCGCTGGGACGGGTGATCAGCGCGGTGAAACCGGCGCCGGTGCGGGTGTGGATGACCGTGCCGATGACCGTGTGTGACACACTCTTTCGAGCGCTCGCGCCAGCCTGCCCGGAGCGCACGATGGCTGGGCACTATGCCGATCTCTGCACGGTGAACCCGCATGGCTTTGATCCTGAAACCGGGCGCTTTTTCTGGTCGCACATCGGCCACCCCGGCGGCGGCTGGGGCGCCAAGCACGACGAAGACGGCAAGAACGCGACGGTGTGCTTAAACGACGGCGACACCCACAACGCGCCGGTGGAAGCCACTGAAGCGAAGAACCCGATCATCGTCGAGCACCGCTCGCTGCGCCAGGACTCCGGCGGGCCGGGCAAGTTTCGCGGCGGCCTCGGCGTGTCGAACGAAGTGCGCATGCGCCGGCGCGCGACGATTCATGCCCACGTCGAGCGCACACTTTGCGCGCCATGGGGATTGCACGATGGTAAGGACGCGCTGGCGAATCAAATTTTTATCACGCACAAAGACGGCTCGGTCAAAACCTTTGAAACCGGCAAGATTCACCCGACGGAGATCGACAACGGCGACAGCTTTACCATCGAGACCGGCGGCGGCGGTGGATTTTGGAATCCCAGAGAGCGTGCGGCGGAACAGGTCTTAGCTGACGTGCGCTCTGGGTACGTGTCGGTCGATGCGGCGCGGCGCGATTACGGCGTGGCAATCACGCAAGTAGGACGGCGCTTTGAGTTGGATATGGCGGCGACAAACGGTTTGCGACGCGCCGCCATTGCAAATTCCAAATTACAGATTCCAAATTAG